Part of the Pyricularia oryzae 70-15 chromosome 3, whole genome shotgun sequence genome, GAGCCACCCTCGCTGACAACCACGACATCATCGCCTGTAAGACCAAAGCGTGACAGGGCGCGGTCGACGGTGGCGCTGTCATTCCGCGGCATGACCTGCACGTGCCAGCCCGGTTCGTACCTTGTCCCAGCTGGAAGGACAAACTCGACGTGTCCCTTTTCCACGCGGCCCGTGGATGGGTGGACAGCGAGCGTCTTGGCATTTGTGATGGTTGCCGTGGAGAAGCCGGCGGGCGGGGCGGGGGCTGTTGGCTGTTTCTCAGGGGATTTGGTGACTGTGATGCTGACAGCTCGTGATGTTGATTCTGCCCCTTGACCGTCTTGCACCGCGCCCAGCAGCCCAGTGGTCCACCGATCGAGCACCTCAAACGCATCATCCTTGGCATTGTTGATCTTTGCCATGGGCATCAGCCGCGACGCACCAGCCACCTCGAGCCGGGCATCGAGCAGCAGAGGAATCATGTAAAAGGTCTTTGCCCAATCGCTGTGGCCGCACCCCAGCACCGCATACCGAGGTCCGCCGTGTTCTCGGCCTAGATCGCCTGGTTGGAGCTGCTCGATCCACTCCATAAACTTGGCCGCGTTCCCGGCTGGCTTTCCGTGGTATGTGCCGCAGATGAAGACGGAGAGTGCGGGCAGCTTCCCCACCGCCGAGTTCATCGTCCCGACTGTTGTTTTGAGCCCGCGGCCGTCGAGGTGGGAGGCCAGACGGTTGGCGAGAGCCTCGCACGTGCCGGTATCCGAGCCGTAGAGGATGGATATCTCTTGTTCTCGACCCAGGGGCACGTCTTGACTTAATTGCATCTCCCTCCCCTCTGCCCGTTTCTGCCTCAGCTCGCCGTGCAGGTCCGTGGCCGTCCTCCCGTGTCGGAGCTTGGCCCTGATGTTGAAGCCCTCTGGCTTGATGGTCAAGAGGTGCTTGATCTTGAGCTTGTAATCGGGATCGTCCATGCTCAGGTCGAAATTCTGCAGcagcatggccatggccagcttGGACTCCTGCCACGTAAAGGGCATGCCGAGACAGATACGCTGCCCGTTGCCAAACGGCTTCCACGCGTCCGCCGGCAACGCCTCGAACTTTTCCTGGAGCATGCGCTCCGGTTTCCACTCGTCGGCGTCGGGCCCGTAGACTGCCCTGTCGCGGTGGATGGGATCCAGGAGCAGACAGACGGCCTCGCCCGGCTCGACGAGGTATTTGCCGCCCAGCATCTCGGGCTTGTAGGGGGTCACGTAAAAGGCAACCGCCGTCGGCATCAGCCGCAGCGCCTCGCGGAACACGCCGTCCAGGTACGGCAGCTGTCCGAGGTGGGTGGCGGTGACTGGGCCGGTGCCGACCACGTCGTCGACCTCCTTTTGCGCCTTGGCCAGCGTCTCTGGGTGCTTGAGAAGGTAGTAGGTGGCAAAGCACAGCATGCCAGAGGTTGTTTCGTGGCCTGCCACCAGGAAGGTGATGAGGTTGCGGACaatctcctcgtcgtccagcTTCTCTCCGGTCTCGGGGTCGCTGTTCTGCAGCATGGCGTTTAAAAAGTCACGCCGCTTGACGGGGTTGGCCCTCCTGGCTTCCACCATGCCCCTGCACAGGTCCGTCATGAGCTGGATGTCCTTTTTGAACTTGCGCATGGCCCGGGGACGGAACACACCGGCCCAGTCCGGCAGCATGGCTTGGATGTCGGCCTCGCTCAGGATGGCCACCATGTGCTTGACAAAGGGGTGGTGCTGACCGTCGCGGTAAAAGCTGTTGAAGCGATAGTCCATCATGCAGAGGGCGATGGTGTCCAGCGTCAGACGCGTATAGTCGCCAGCCACGTCGATGGCGTGGTCTGGACCGTGACGCGCCCATTTCAGACACAGCTGCTCGGCGACGTCGCTCATCTCGTCAAACATGCTGCGGACGCTGAGCGGGCCAAAGATGGGCTTGAGGATGCGGTGGGAGATGCCCCACTGGCGGCTGCCGTGGTGCGCCGTGAAGAGGGCGTCCTGCACGACCTGGCGCAGGGTCGAGACGCCGCTGGTCACGAGCTTGTGCCAGCGCGTCTCGTCGCACACCTCGTGGGCAAGCTCCCGCGTGCAAACACTGATCTCGCGCTTTCCGGCAAACACCATCTGGAAGATGGGGCCGTACTGTTTTTGGATTGCCAGCATGGATTCAAAGGGCGCCTTGAGGTCAAGGTGGGGGATGCTGCCGATCAGGGGATAGGCAGTTGGGCCGGGGATCTTTTCTCCTTTGGAGTAGGGGCAGCCCGGCCCCGAAGGCCCAAGGACGGGGCATTTGCTTTGTTGTTCTGTCTGGGACGCTTTTGCTGTTGTTTCTGTTGCTGTCATTGATGACATTATGGGCTGTTGTGGATAGGAAGGAGTATTAAGAGTCAAAATCAATTATCAAATGCGTGGAGTCGAGGTATTACGCAGTCGGTCGGGAGCCGGTTTGCGAATGACAAGAATGTGAGGTATGTATAGACGGCCACCCTTACTCAGACGCATGTGAATTACAATAACCTAATGAACGAGTTCAATCCTTGACGATCGCATGGTACAATACTTGCCGCAATAGGAAAGTCTCCCATGCAGTGGCAATGCACAGCCTCGGGCGTGAGGTATTTATTCAATGCTACATGTCCATCGCCAAATGAGTGGTAACCGCGTCGCAGGGGGTGAACCTCGTCAACTCCACGACGTCGCGACTAAATCCCTCAGACATCCTCCCCCGGCCAAAAGCCTGCCTAGCCAGAATTGCAACTTGATCCGACGCACTAAACCTTGAGAATCCGGATTCCACAATCACAAGCCAAAGATAAAAAAGAAGGGCACAGCCACATGAACGGCAGCGAAATTTCATGACAAATCGagtcagaaaaaaaaaacaaaaaaaaaaaaaaaaaaaaaaggccccaGAAACCAGACAATGCCCGCTCTAACCCCTGACGACCATCGGGTCACGCACCACTCGGTCCCCATCGACAACCACGTCTACCACTACATCCAATCGGTTCCGACAGAGCCACGAGGCACCATCCTGCTGCTCCATGGCTGGCCCGACACCGCCCTGACGTGGCGGCACCAGATTCCCTTTTTGACGTCGCCACCGCTCAGCCTGCACGTGGTGGCCCCCGACATGCTGGGCTACGGCCAGACCTCTGCACCCGCGGACCCCGCAGAGTACAGCCTGAAGAAGATGGCGCTGCACATGCAGGCCCTGGTGGAGCATGTGGTCGAGCAGGGCCGATCGCCAGGCGCGCCGCTGTTCCTGGCCGGCCACGACTGGGGCGCCGCGCTGGCCTGGCGCATGGCTGCGCTGTGGACGCCCGAGCTCTTTGCCGCGGTCGCCTGCCTCAACGTGCCGTACCTGCCCCCCGACGCGGGCGAGTTTGTCGACATGCAGGCCTACGTCGACGAGATCCCGTCGCTGCGCTACCAGGTGCAGCTGAGCGGCGACGAGGCCGTGGCCATCATCGACGACGCCTCGGACCACCACGCCAACCTGCGCGGGTTCCTGAATGGCATCTACGACGGCCGCGGGCCCAACGGCGAGGAGTCGTTTACCGTGCACGAAGGGGTGCGGCAGCCGGAGATTTTACGGCTTGTGGGGCCGGCCAAGCTCATGGGGGAGGAGTGGGTGGATTACTACGTTGCGCAGTTCGCGGCCAGGTCCTTTCGCGGGCCGACGAATTGGTACAGGACTCGAAGGGTCAACTACGAGGATGAAAAGGGCATGCACGACGCCGTGGTTACCACCCCTGCCATGGTGGTCATGGGGGACAAGGACGAAGCATTGCCGCCGGTGCTGGCGGACGGCATGGAGAAATGGGTTAAGTGTTTGAGAAGGGAGATTGTAGATGCTGGGCACTGGGCCCACTGGGAGGAGGCGGACAGGGTGAATGGGTTGCtgggggggttttttgggGGCATTTTGGATCCCTGAATAGGGTTGTATTTTGCATTTAGGTTGTCGATCAAACTCCACCTTTGTGTGTACGCTTCATTTCTGTTGCTAACTTGCTTGGCCAGATTCTGCTAATTGGCTAGCTCCATCTGACTAGCAACAGTAGCCGGTCTGGACCGTCAAATCACATGTCTCGGCTTGCTCAAAAATTCTGGGAAATCGCCCCAAGGTCACAGTAGCATTGCGACATCAACTATGCAATAGTCGTGAAATTCATCATACTCAAATATATTACCAGAATCATGGCTGTCACCCTCATGCACGTGGCGCGCGTTCCACCCGCACAACCAGGTCAGGAGTTGGTCAAGCCAGATAAGCAATTTCAAATAAAGTATTTGCTAgcttgttttcttgtttggACTCAGGAAATCTTGCCGCCGCGGGTTCGCAGGAAAAGCTTGCCCCGGGCCGACCCTGTCATGTTGCTCCGATGGAAAATCCCTCAGCGCACGACAAATGTCGTTTCGTCAAGACCGACGCTAGCCTTTTGGGGCTGCCGGCAGAAAATATGCTTTTTTCGACATAAGTCGTGCTCGAGTTTTATTCGGCACTGAAGTCAGATCACACTTGCCATTTTGACAACCAGCGAGCCAGCCCAGCCACTCGTGCATTACCGGCTGCTCGAAATCACCAGAGAGACGTTTTTTTCTTAGTCGGTGGGCTGCGTAATCGCTATACTCAATCCCTGATGGTTTTGCAGGCTGACAAAATGAAGGAACGTCGTAATCGTAAAGGATGCGTGGCTGCTTTTgcaggtctagttctagaacttgGACATTATACTGGGCCTTGGGTGGATAAATCACGGTTGCCCCGATGCCAAGAAGTCTTCTCCTCAGCCTCTTCTCCTCAGCAGACACTAGACAGTCCCTCTTGTATAAATTAgtcctttttcttccctcaTCTCATCTTTTGCCTTCAAATCTACCGTTTTAGCGCCCGGCATGCCAAGCTATCAGAAAATACCAAAGTCATCTGATGACGACTTTTTCAATGCAAAAGACCCAAAAGCCCCAAAAGACGAGCATGTCACCTTGGACGCTCGCAGGAAACAGACTGAAATGCCCACGGTTGGCCAGATGGACAAGCTTGGCGAGCTAGTCTATCTGGGGCTGACTCGCCTCCAAGTCGTCCTGCTCTCAAGCCCTCTAGCAAGAAGCTTCAGGACCGAGCAGTCATGTTCATCGTGGTCAGGCCACAAATTCGGCCCCGTGTCAGTCCAGGGGCTATTCAACACCCACTACATCGAGCCCATGTTCCTCTGGTGGGGCATGAACACCCGCATCCTGCTCGGTCCGTCCGTCGGCCGCGTGCCCGTGCGGGACTCGTTCGGCAAGGACATGACGAGCTGCATCAACGGCGCCTCTCACAACTATGCCGGCTCGTATCTGTTGACCAAGGGCGCGGAAGCCGTCCACCGCCTGTGCCTGGACAAGATCCCCGTCACGGTCGACTCGGGTCCTCTGTACGATGCGGCTCGTCGGGAGCTCGCCGCGTTCTGGTCGGCCGACTTTTGCGTCCCCACCACCACGGGCTACGGGTCAAACTATCTGGCCATGCCGCGGGTGCTGGCCATGCTCCGTCAGCGCGGGGACACGGTCGCCGTGTTTTGCGATGAGCACTGCCACAACTCCATCTTCACCGGCGTCTTCCTCGCCATGGGCCAGCTGGACGGAGTGAGCATGCGCCGCTTCGCCCACAACGACGATGCCCAGCTGGAGGGGATGCTGCGCGACAGCACAGCCGCCGTCAAGCTGGTCGTGGTCGAGGGCCTCTACAGCATGGAGGGCAGCGTACCTCCGCTGCGGGAGCTGGCCAGGCTCAAGGAGACCTACGGCTTTGTCCTCTACTGCGACGAGGCGCACTCGTTCTTGTCGCTCGGCAGGACGGGCCGCGGTTGTTTTGAACACGCCACCGACTCTGGGCGGATATCGATCCCCGACCCGGTCGACCTGCGCACCTGGACTCTGTCCAAAGCCGTCGGCGGTATCGGAGGCTGCATCGCCGGCAAGGCGGAATTCGCATCGTGCTTTGACAGCGTGCCACCCCAGCCCATCTCGGCCGCCACGCTGGTCCAAGCACTGTGGGTCATGAGACAACCCGACCTGGTCCGCCGGAACCTGGCCCGCCTCTCGGCGACTGCCGACTATTGCCGTCGCGAGCTTGCCCGCCGAGGCGTCTTTGTCTTTGGCGGTCCCAACGACGCCACTCCCATCGTTCCGGTGTGGACTGGAAGGTCCAGCACGGCGGCGCGCTTCTCCTACGAGCTGCGGCGCCGCGGCGTCTTGGCCAGCcccataaccacccccgccgttCCATTCTGGGAGAGCCGCGTCCGCGTCAACCTCTCTGCGGATTTCGACGCCGCAGATGCGGCCAAGCTGGTCTCCACCATCGTGGACGCCGCAAAAGAGACGGGAGTCATCTCGCGGGCTGGCACGTACGAGGCTGCAGCAGAGCAAAAAATGCGCCTGGCCCGAGAACACAAGAGCATGGCCTCCGACGAGGCGCCCGCCGCCTTTGCCTCCATCGCAGCCCTCATCCACCAGCAGGCGCAGCTCCAGCCGCAGACCAGGACCCAAGCCCTGACCAACGTCGGCCACGCCGCCCGCCAGCGCTACGGCGTCGCTTCCGGCGGCTCGCGCTGGATCTCGGGCACCTTCCCCCCGCACGTCTCCGTCGAGAGCCTGGTCGCCgcggccgccggcgccgaggCGGCAATGACCTTTCAGGACGTCGGCGTGCTGGTGGCCTCGACCGTCGCCGCGCTCGCGCGCCCCGTGCTCGGCGCAAAGCGGCACGTCATGCTCGTCCCCGCCCGGCCCGAGAGCGCCCGCGTCGAGGACGGCCTGCTGCTGATCCCTCCGTCTGCCATGGCCGGGGGCCGGCTGCGGGTGGTGCGGTACGCCGACGTCGGGGATCTGGCCCGCTGCGCGGTGGAGGCTGGCGGGGGCAAGAATACCTGCGTCACTCTGTACCTGGAGCTGACGGACCGCGTGTCGGTAGAGGCTGTGCGGTCGACGGTCCACGAGGCGGTTCGGCTGCTCGGCAACAGGGCCATAACCGTTCTGCTGCGCGACGCCCGGACGGCAAAGTCGTGGCCTGAGATTGTCAACCTCGCCGAGGTGATTCCGCGTGGCGGACGCATCCACGGCCTGCTGTTCGGGACGTGcgtcgccgccgacgtcGAGGTTGGATACCTGGCCGGGTCGGAGAGTCTAATCAGGGAGCTGCGGTACACGAGCCGCGGGTACATGTACACCACCTCGATGCCGCCTTTTGTGGTGGATATGATGGTTGCCGCGTTGGGTGGGCAAGCAGGTCGATAATATGTAAATAGACGGTATtatgtagtagtagtagtagtagtattatttaacgccgggctcggcccggctcattagccggccgttagcaacctcccgaggggtatctcggcgcgctttctattttctctatttacacagcggaaaacaagggcatagaagcgaatcgagcctgaccgggttcgtgcccggtcctgcttacaggtttgttcactgacgcgaccccgtgccttcaggcgcacggagggttcgtctgacggcagttgacggctcttcatcgagaggggcctgtgtccaaacagcggagctgtcggtcgtt contains:
- a CDS encoding bifunctional P-450:NADPH-P450 reductase, whose product is MTATETTAKASQTEQQSKCPVLGPSGPGCPYSKGEKIPGPTAYPLIGSIPHLDLKAPFESMLAIQKQYGPIFQMVFAGKREISVCTRELAHEVCDETRWHKLVTSGVSTLRQVVQDALFTAHHGSRQWGISHRILKPIFGPLSVRSMFDEMSDVAEQLCLKWARHGPDHAIDVAGDYTRLTLDTIALCMMDYRFNSFYRDGQHHPFVKHMVAILSEADIQAMLPDWAGVFRPRAMRKFKKDIQLMTDLCRGMVEARRANPVKRRDFLNAMLQNSDPETGEKLDDEEIVRNLITFLVAGHETTSGMLCFATYYLLKHPETLAKAQKEVDDVVGTGPVTATHLGQLPYLDGVFREALRLMPTAVAFYVTPYKPEMLGGKYLVEPGEAVCLLLDPIHRDRAVYGPDADEWKPERMLQEKFEALPADAWKPFGNGQRICLGMPFTWQESKLAMAMLLQNFDLSMDDPDYKLKIKHLLTIKPEGFNIRAKLRHGRTATDLHGELRQKRAEGREMQLSQDVPLGREQEISILYGSDTGTCEALANRLASHLDGRGLKTTVGTMNSAVGKLPALSVFICGTYHGKPAGNAAKFMEWIEQLQPGDLGREHGGPRYAVLGCGHSDWAKTFYMIPLLLDARLEVAGASRLMPMAKINNAKDDAFEVLDRWTTGLLGAVQDGQGAESTSRAVSITVTKSPEKQPTAPAPPAGFSTATITNAKTLAVHPSTGRVEKGHVEFVLPAGTRYEPGWHVQVMPRNDSATVDRALSRFGLTGDDVVVVSEGGSGLDLPVDVPIHASQLVAGRDLRRAITRPEVLERLAELAADDMTKVALTAIKSALDENPQSLLDILDRFPTTAIPLPLAELLTLLPRMQPRTYSFSSCPAYMAAIDKTQDQQLASLTFSVVDQSASPTRGVGSNFLSSLAANDSIHISVRSGQDTSTFRLPSDPLTPVIMIAAGAGIAPFRGFLQQRAELLKQGATLGPAMLFFGCRGAHDDLYRDELEGSLADVVTVERAYSRPAAGAGRYVADALVGPRRDELVGLWGRGAVVLVCGTKKLADGVEAALGPALFEADRREGRIGVHVERDAWWEGCVDKGRYVIEVFA
- a CDS encoding epoxide hydrolase 2; the protein is MPALTPDDHRVTHHSVPIDNHVYHYIQSVPTEPRGTILLLHGWPDTALTWRHQIPFLTSPPLSLHVVAPDMLGYGQTSAPADPAEYSLKKMALHMQALVEHVVEQGRSPGAPLFLAGHDWGAALAWRMAALWTPELFAAVACLNVPYLPPDAGEFVDMQAYVDEIPSLRYQVQLSGDEAVAIIDDASDHHANLRGFLNGIYDGRGPNGEESFTVHEGVRQPEILRLVGPAKLMGEEWVDYYVAQFAARSFRGPTNWYRTRRVNYEDEKGMHDAVVTTPAMVVMGDKDEALPPVLADGMEKWVKCLRREIVDAGHWAHWEEADRVNGLLGGFFGGILDP
- a CDS encoding serine palmitoyltransferase 2 gives rise to the protein MDKLGELVYLGLTRLQVVLLSSPLARSFRTEQSCSSWSGHKFGPVSVQGLFNTHYIEPMFLWWGMNTRILLGPSVGRVPVRDSFGKDMTSCINGASHNYAGSYLLTKGAEAVHRLCLDKIPVTVDSGPLYDAARRELAAFWSADFCVPTTTGYGSNYLAMPRVLAMLRQRGDTVAVFCDEHCHNSIFTGVFLAMGQLDGVSMRRFAHNDDAQLEGMLRDSTAAVKLVVVEGLYSMEGSVPPLRELARLKETYGFVLYCDEAHSFLSLGRTGRGCFEHATDSGRISIPDPVDLRTWTLSKAVGGIGGCIAGKAEFASCFDSVPPQPISAATLVQALWVMRQPDLVRRNLARLSATADYCRRELARRGVFVFGGPNDATPIVPVWTGRSSTAARFSYELRRRGVLASPITTPAVPFWESRVRVNLSADFDAADAAKLVSTIVDAAKETGVISRAGTYEAAAEQKMRLAREHKSMASDEAPAAFASIAALIHQQAQLQPQTRTQALTNVGHAARQRYGVASGGSRWISGTFPPHVSVESLVAAAAGAEAAMTFQDVGVLVASTVAALARPVLGAKRHVMLVPARPESARVEDGLLLIPPSAMAGGRLRVVRYADVGDLARCAVEAGGGKNTCVTLYLELTDRVSVEAVRSTVHEAVRLLGNRAITVLLRDARTAKSWPEIVNLAEVIPRGGRIHGLLFGTCVAADVEVGYLAGSESLIRELRYTSRGYMYTTSMPPFVVDMMVAALGGQAGR